A stretch of Terriglobia bacterium DNA encodes these proteins:
- the rimP gene encoding ribosome maturation factor RimP encodes MLGGRVARWLAAGLSTYGESTRTLRMIVDLEKIEAIAERVAASEGLTLIDVELKGGRSNPLLRVYIDKPGGVSHGDCALVSEQLSAILDVEDPFPSSYLLEVSSPGLDRQLVKPREYRYFAGRRARIVLREPLEEKKVFEGRLVGFSDGRVQLGLDGDQVAEFELSNISKARLLPEL; translated from the coding sequence TTGTTGGGAGGCAGGGTTGCCCGTTGGCTGGCCGCCGGCCTCTCAACTTACGGCGAATCCACCCGCACCTTACGAATGATCGTTGATCTGGAAAAGATCGAAGCCATCGCCGAGCGCGTGGCCGCCAGCGAGGGCTTGACGCTCATTGATGTGGAGCTCAAAGGGGGAAGGTCGAACCCGCTGTTGCGGGTCTACATTGACAAGCCTGGCGGAGTTAGCCACGGGGATTGCGCTCTGGTCAGCGAGCAGTTGAGTGCTATCCTTGATGTTGAAGACCCATTCCCGAGTAGTTACCTGCTCGAGGTGTCGTCGCCCGGGCTGGATCGCCAGTTGGTGAAGCCGCGCGAGTACCGTTACTTCGCGGGGCGCCGGGCACGGATCGTGCTCCGCGAACCGCTTGAGGAGAAAAAGGTTTTTGAAGGCAGGCTGGTGGGATTCAGTGATGGCCGAGTTCAGTTGGGCCTCGACGGCGATCAGGTTGCGGAATTTGAGCTTTCAAACATTTCGAAAGCCAGGCTGCTTCCTGAGCTGTAG
- a CDS encoding sugar kinase, protein MAEIVTFGELLIEFVATRTGQTFDSPGTFEGPFASGAPAIFADQAALQGASAAIAGCVGQDVFGEAILRRLAADGVSLTCVARSADRPTGTAFVAYRADGERQFVFNIEQSAAGLLDASGIHPPLFEGCRWLHIMGSSLYNAGAIRAARAATGEARRHGCKISFDPNIRPELTGPPEAQQALRQTLETCDLFLPSEADLRFFHPNLASEDLIRQMLDRPSLEAVVLKRGAAGSLYVSRKQRIEARAFEVTEVDPTGAGDCFCGTFLAGLVRGLPVQQALVRANAAGAVAVLKRGPMEGNSSKEQLDRFIAARSSSLPPMLASR, encoded by the coding sequence ATGGCGGAAATCGTTACCTTCGGAGAATTGCTGATCGAGTTTGTCGCAACGCGAACGGGGCAGACATTCGATTCGCCTGGAACGTTTGAGGGCCCGTTCGCCAGCGGCGCTCCGGCCATCTTTGCAGATCAGGCCGCCCTGCAAGGCGCATCGGCCGCCATCGCCGGCTGCGTGGGCCAGGACGTTTTCGGCGAGGCCATCCTGCGTCGCCTGGCAGCAGACGGCGTTTCCCTCACCTGCGTTGCGCGCAGCGCGGACCGGCCCACCGGCACCGCCTTCGTCGCTTATCGAGCCGACGGCGAGCGGCAGTTTGTTTTCAACATTGAGCAGAGCGCCGCTGGGCTGCTGGACGCGAGCGGCATCCACCCTCCGTTGTTCGAAGGCTGCCGCTGGCTTCACATTATGGGATCATCCCTTTACAATGCTGGCGCCATACGCGCGGCCCGGGCAGCCACCGGGGAGGCCCGGCGGCATGGGTGCAAGATCAGCTTTGATCCAAACATCCGCCCGGAGCTGACCGGCCCGCCCGAGGCGCAGCAGGCGCTTCGGCAGACGCTGGAAACCTGCGACCTGTTTCTGCCCAGTGAAGCTGATTTGCGATTCTTTCATCCGAATCTCGCAAGCGAGGATCTCATCCGCCAGATGCTCGATCGGCCGTCGCTGGAAGCGGTGGTCCTGAAGCGCGGCGCCGCAGGAAGCCTGTATGTCAGCCGCAAGCAGCGCATTGAAGCGCGCGCTTTCGAGGTGACCGAAGTCGACCCAACGGGCGCCGGCGACTGCTTCTGCGGCACGTTTCTCGCCGGCCTCGTGCGCGGCCTGCCCGTTCAGCAGGCGCTCGTTCGCGCCAATGCCGCCGGGGCTGTGGCCGTGCTCAAGCGCGGACCCATGGAAGGCAACAGTTCAAAGGAACAACTGGATCGTTTTATCGCGGCGCGTTCATCGAGCCTCCCGCCGATGCTGGCGAGCCGGTAG
- a CDS encoding class I SAM-dependent methyltransferase gives MKTRRHLLLIALLLSAIALPVCGQDYKEESGRLAQLLNWHAGSVVAEIGAGAGEMTLDAAARVGPAGHVYSNELSKEKLAHLKELAAGERDHNITVLEGSQSGTNLPPECCDSIYMRRVYHHFTEPQQMDASLFQSLKPGGMLAVIDFPPRTGLPPVEGVPANRGGHGIPKKVLIQELTAAGFELVSQPADWPNDNYCVIFRRPER, from the coding sequence ATGAAAACCAGACGGCATCTGCTGCTGATTGCCCTGTTGCTTTCAGCCATTGCCCTCCCTGTCTGCGGGCAGGACTACAAGGAGGAGTCTGGCCGCCTGGCCCAACTGCTCAACTGGCATGCAGGCAGCGTGGTGGCGGAAATTGGCGCCGGCGCGGGCGAGATGACCCTCGACGCGGCGGCGCGCGTGGGACCTGCCGGGCATGTTTACTCGAACGAGTTGAGCAAAGAGAAGCTGGCGCACCTGAAGGAATTGGCGGCCGGAGAGAGGGACCACAATATCACGGTGCTTGAAGGCTCGCAGTCAGGAACCAACCTGCCTCCTGAGTGCTGCGACTCAATTTACATGCGGCGCGTGTATCACCACTTTACCGAGCCGCAACAGATGGACGCCAGTCTGTTCCAATCGCTCAAGCCCGGCGGAATGCTGGCCGTGATCGACTTTCCTCCGCGCACCGGGCTGCCGCCGGTGGAAGGCGTCCCCGCCAACCGTGGCGGGCATGGCATACCGAAAAAAGTCCTCATCCAGGAACTGACTGCCGCGGGGTTCGAGCTCGTTTCCCAGCCCGCCGACTGGCCCAATGACAACTACTGCGTCATCTTTCGCAGGCCTGAAAGATAG
- a CDS encoding transporter has protein sequence MSFSPSCAVLLLCLLAPAGLAAQCASAPRGEIRANPDRPTVADPADITEYGVLEIEYGWNHSWLGQQTHGDDFGALLKFSALCDLEIRWSPDTVVSQGGNTGFGDNWIGAQYRFHHQSHRAPSMAASYMVKIPSASAAQGLGTGRVDQQIKFLASKDFGSTHFDFNASALVIGRPAGGGRDTAAEIDLSFSHPLWRHLALTGEVYGDTRLSRSVPGYTSTLWALTYSLTPRLVVDAGMDTAVTPNAPFRKRFFMGFVYSLGELYPGLRRGLQRR, from the coding sequence ATGAGCTTCAGTCCAAGCTGCGCCGTCCTGCTGCTATGCCTCCTGGCGCCCGCGGGCCTCGCCGCTCAATGCGCAAGCGCGCCGCGGGGAGAAATTCGTGCCAACCCCGACCGGCCCACGGTGGCCGACCCTGCCGACATCACCGAGTATGGCGTGCTGGAAATCGAGTACGGTTGGAACCACTCGTGGCTGGGCCAGCAAACGCATGGAGACGATTTTGGCGCTCTATTGAAATTCTCGGCCCTCTGCGATCTCGAAATCCGCTGGAGCCCGGACACCGTGGTCAGCCAGGGCGGCAATACTGGTTTCGGCGATAATTGGATCGGCGCGCAGTATCGTTTCCATCACCAGAGCCACAGGGCGCCTTCAATGGCAGCGAGCTACATGGTGAAGATTCCCAGCGCCAGCGCCGCTCAGGGCCTCGGGACGGGCCGGGTGGACCAACAGATCAAGTTTCTCGCCAGCAAGGACTTCGGGTCCACGCACTTCGACTTCAACGCCAGCGCGCTGGTCATAGGGCGCCCGGCAGGCGGCGGGCGTGATACCGCTGCTGAGATCGATCTTTCTTTTTCCCACCCGCTATGGAGACATCTGGCATTAACAGGGGAAGTCTACGGTGACACGCGCTTGAGTCGTTCCGTCCCCGGGTACACTTCGACACTGTGGGCGCTGACTTATAGTCTGACGCCCCGCCTGGTTGTAGATGCAGGGATGGATACGGCAGTGACGCCCAACGCCCCGTTTCGCAAACGCTTTTTCATGGGGTTTGTTTATTCCCTGGGTGAACTCTACCCCGGCCTGCGGCGGGGCCTTCAGCGCAGGTGA
- a CDS encoding carboxypeptidase-like regulatory domain-containing protein, producing MNLRMNEPIRKPLARPSMRLLSAARVLTWLTLWVFICGFPAGAMSQQAVAPPEAQTSLPLTPQTSASTPSQPPGVLTGSITGTVADQIGHGIAGAQVKLMLLDRSLTRQATCDDNGGFAFTGLSSGRFELAITAPGFTSQTVSGTLQPGEAYTAPPIVLGLPPVVTQVTVTPPPAEVAKYQLEIEEKQRVLAVFPNFYVSYFKDSAPLSPRQKFRLAAKSILDPVNLGVTAAVAGVQQDLNTYSGFGQGTAGYAKRFGAAYADSAIGTMIGSAALPSLLKQDPRYFYKGTGSWQSRFVYAVTRAVIWKGDNGRWQPAYSSFIGNLAAGGIANLYYPAQNRSGVTLLVRNTLIGIGSDAVINVIQEFIIPKLAPPVSASQPAGN from the coding sequence GTGAATTTGAGGATGAACGAGCCCATCAGGAAGCCCCTGGCCCGTCCCAGCATGAGATTGCTCTCTGCCGCCCGTGTTCTCACCTGGCTTACCTTGTGGGTTTTCATTTGCGGATTTCCAGCGGGGGCAATGTCCCAGCAGGCCGTAGCCCCTCCCGAAGCACAAACGTCGCTGCCGCTAACTCCTCAGACATCAGCATCAACTCCCTCACAGCCCCCGGGAGTCTTAACGGGGAGCATCACCGGGACCGTGGCCGACCAGATTGGACACGGCATCGCTGGCGCTCAGGTGAAGCTTATGCTCCTCGATCGGTCCCTGACCCGCCAGGCGACTTGCGACGACAACGGAGGATTCGCGTTTACCGGACTCAGCTCCGGGCGTTTCGAGCTCGCGATCACCGCTCCGGGGTTCACCTCGCAGACGGTATCCGGGACCCTGCAGCCGGGAGAAGCTTATACCGCGCCGCCGATTGTACTGGGCTTGCCCCCTGTTGTGACTCAAGTGACAGTCACGCCGCCACCGGCCGAAGTGGCGAAATATCAGTTGGAAATCGAAGAGAAGCAGCGTGTGCTTGCCGTCTTTCCCAACTTCTACGTCTCATACTTTAAGGACTCTGCTCCTCTAAGCCCCAGACAAAAATTCCGGCTGGCGGCAAAGTCCATTCTCGATCCGGTCAACCTTGGAGTGACTGCGGCCGTCGCGGGAGTTCAGCAGGACCTGAACACCTACAGCGGCTTCGGGCAGGGAACGGCAGGGTATGCCAAACGCTTCGGCGCCGCCTATGCCGACAGTGCCATTGGCACGATGATCGGAAGCGCCGCGCTGCCTTCGCTCCTGAAGCAGGACCCGCGTTACTTTTACAAGGGCACTGGAAGCTGGCAATCGAGATTTGTGTATGCGGTCACCCGGGCGGTTATCTGGAAAGGCGATAACGGACGCTGGCAGCCTGCGTACTCGTCTTTCATTGGAAACCTGGCCGCGGGCGGTATCGCAAATCTCTACTACCCGGCGCAAAATCGCAGTGGTGTGACGCTGCTCGTCAGGAATACTCTGATCGGGATTGGCTCGGATGCCGTCATCAACGTTATTCAGGAATTTATCATTCCCAAATTGGCGCCGCCCGTTTCGGCATCCCAACCCGCCGGAAACTGA
- the nusA gene encoding transcription termination factor NusA: protein MTTSLLFQTIDQLSREKGIDPEIVVAAVEDAILVATRKYYKTVEDLESHFNKETGHVEVCAVKKVVDQVADPDHEISLTEALKLNPEITVESQVKIPKATDVLGRIAAQTAKQVIFQKVREAERDTVYAEYSQRIGELINCTVKRMEGPDVILDLGRTEARMPRREQSKLETYQIGDRVRAVITLVDRAARGPQVIASRADSNLVRKLFEMEVPEIYDSTVVIKAIARESGERTKVAVYSRDPDVDCVGACVGMKGMRVQSVIRELRGEKIDIIEYNEDPVAFAANALSPAKINHVSIVDLEQKHLEVIVDDSQLSLAIGKKGQNVRLAAKLLGWQIDIKSEEEKRQEIESQMAAMALRGAPIANLEGLGEKTLERLRAASIETVEQLAQMTPEDLMQIQGIGDKTIERIRRVVTDYFEKGQQAIEQAAMEEEEAVPELLTTPETVETAPETFEQAAAAAEPAEEAVESTEAEEAGQVTSAETVEETGESAARAETPEEETPEYDESADGGKVQETKEDEERG, encoded by the coding sequence GTGACGACCAGTCTTCTCTTTCAAACCATTGACCAGTTGAGCCGGGAGAAGGGCATCGACCCCGAGATCGTAGTCGCCGCGGTCGAGGACGCCATCCTGGTGGCGACCCGCAAGTATTACAAAACCGTTGAAGACCTGGAGTCGCACTTTAACAAAGAGACCGGCCACGTGGAAGTGTGCGCGGTTAAGAAGGTTGTGGATCAGGTTGCCGACCCGGACCATGAAATTTCGCTCACAGAAGCTCTCAAACTGAATCCCGAGATAACCGTCGAGTCCCAGGTGAAAATTCCAAAGGCCACTGACGTGCTGGGCCGCATCGCAGCACAGACGGCCAAGCAGGTTATATTCCAGAAGGTACGCGAGGCTGAGCGGGACACGGTCTACGCGGAATACAGCCAGAGGATCGGCGAGCTCATCAACTGCACGGTCAAACGCATGGAAGGTCCCGACGTCATCCTGGACCTGGGGCGGACCGAAGCCCGCATGCCCCGGCGCGAGCAGTCGAAGCTGGAGACCTACCAGATCGGCGACCGCGTGCGCGCAGTGATCACTCTGGTGGACAGGGCCGCGCGCGGGCCGCAGGTGATCGCTTCCCGGGCTGATTCCAATCTGGTGCGGAAACTCTTTGAAATGGAAGTGCCGGAAATCTACGACAGCACGGTTGTGATCAAGGCCATTGCCCGCGAATCGGGCGAACGGACCAAGGTGGCCGTGTACTCGCGTGATCCGGACGTGGACTGCGTGGGCGCCTGCGTTGGAATGAAGGGTATGCGAGTGCAATCGGTGATTCGCGAGCTGCGCGGAGAAAAGATCGACATCATCGAATACAACGAAGATCCGGTAGCCTTTGCCGCAAACGCGCTGAGCCCTGCCAAGATCAATCACGTTTCGATCGTGGACCTCGAGCAGAAGCATCTGGAAGTTATTGTTGACGATTCGCAGCTTTCACTGGCCATTGGCAAAAAAGGGCAAAACGTTCGTCTGGCCGCCAAGCTGCTGGGTTGGCAGATCGACATCAAGAGCGAAGAAGAAAAGCGGCAGGAGATTGAGTCGCAGATGGCCGCCATGGCCCTGCGCGGCGCCCCCATTGCAAATCTGGAAGGCTTGGGCGAGAAGACGCTGGAAAGGCTTCGCGCGGCCAGCATCGAGACGGTTGAGCAACTGGCTCAGATGACCCCTGAAGACTTGATGCAGATTCAGGGTATCGGCGACAAGACGATTGAGCGAATCCGGCGCGTCGTTACCGACTACTTTGAAAAGGGCCAGCAGGCGATTGAGCAGGCTGCCATGGAGGAAGAAGAAGCGGTCCCGGAACTACTGACGACTCCCGAAACCGTAGAGACAGCTCCTGAAACCTTTGAGCAGGCTGCTGCGGCAGCCGAACCGGCGGAAGAAGCCGTGGAATCCACCGAGGCGGAGGAAGCTGGCCAAGTGACTTCGGCCGAGACTGTTGAAGAAACGGGCGAGTCTGCGGCCAGGGCCGAAACCCCCGAAGAAGAAACGCCGGAGTACGACGAGTCTGCCGATGGAGGAAAAGTCCAGGAAACGAAGGAAGACGAAGAACGAGGTTGA
- a CDS encoding peptide-N4-asparagine amidase, whose product MFQNFPGRQAFKWLAVIAIILPVGRALSAQSKPAVGSQNVSIADPALPAPSTKPCVVQLFPKEDFGPAGENTRMDSVPHTFSYEPPANCKGPWAKVVLQADFSVDPGHQYDRTASIWLGGVSIYFGTTQEPSPELGPHWQVERDLTDYSSLLRSPGKGAALINNWVDTQRASVIHASARIHFYPADADHPAPRTPDAVYALNATNEPANLQTGNDQLARKITFPRNTERVYLDEFAQSQFHDEFWYTCLPDKYIQQTMAFAMRRGYKGAPRRPRACSGGSYREVEVLVDGQPAGLAPVFPWVYTGGIDPYLWRPTPGVQTLNFIPYRLDLAPFAGLMSDGAEHSVAVRVLGSNHYFSVGAALLVYRNAKAGHTGGAVTRNTLKGASLEPRVTSSLGPDPSKVNGNVLTSADQSYLIEGYVNTPAGRVDTRVEQHLAFNNNQKFSTAEAQATRHLTEQSGRVSGSSTSTIGGSTGRAVTRSLDYSLTSNMLRRSNSDRSRSQTVHLHQVYNKHIEQREAGLPPYTAGVNNVRDATDEVNFNFNAGHVGLSGNRNQTSTQTFAFSDSLGDCYKAELEAQGGKVSSFTEGKGCNGKPMHWFVRPTGAPNSFGWRKNVKH is encoded by the coding sequence ATGTTTCAGAACTTTCCTGGCCGGCAGGCCTTCAAGTGGCTGGCCGTGATCGCAATCATTTTACCCGTGGGCCGCGCGCTCAGCGCACAGAGTAAGCCGGCAGTTGGTTCGCAGAATGTTTCCATTGCCGACCCGGCTCTCCCGGCGCCGTCCACAAAGCCGTGCGTGGTGCAGTTATTTCCCAAAGAAGATTTCGGCCCGGCCGGCGAGAACACGCGTATGGATTCCGTGCCACACACGTTCAGCTATGAGCCACCCGCCAACTGCAAAGGGCCGTGGGCCAAAGTGGTGCTCCAGGCCGATTTCTCCGTCGATCCGGGCCATCAGTACGACCGCACCGCGTCCATCTGGCTCGGCGGTGTCAGCATCTACTTCGGCACCACGCAAGAACCTTCGCCCGAACTTGGCCCCCACTGGCAAGTGGAGCGAGACCTCACGGATTATTCCAGCCTGCTACGCTCGCCCGGCAAGGGGGCGGCGCTTATCAACAACTGGGTGGACACACAACGGGCCAGCGTGATCCATGCGAGCGCGCGGATCCATTTCTACCCTGCCGACGCCGATCATCCCGCGCCCCGCACGCCCGATGCCGTCTATGCGCTGAACGCAACCAATGAACCAGCCAACCTGCAAACTGGCAACGACCAGCTTGCGCGCAAGATCACTTTTCCGCGCAACACCGAGCGCGTCTACCTGGACGAGTTCGCGCAAAGCCAGTTCCACGACGAGTTCTGGTACACCTGCCTGCCCGACAAATACATCCAGCAAACCATGGCCTTCGCCATGCGGCGCGGATACAAGGGTGCGCCCAGGCGTCCGCGCGCCTGCAGCGGCGGAAGCTACCGCGAAGTGGAAGTGCTGGTGGACGGGCAGCCGGCGGGACTGGCTCCCGTCTTCCCGTGGGTTTACACCGGCGGGATCGATCCCTACCTGTGGCGGCCTACCCCAGGCGTGCAGACCCTGAACTTTATCCCCTACCGGCTTGACCTCGCTCCATTCGCGGGCCTGATGAGTGACGGGGCCGAGCATTCGGTTGCGGTGCGTGTGCTGGGCTCAAACCACTATTTCTCGGTGGGCGCAGCGTTGCTGGTCTATCGCAATGCGAAGGCCGGGCACACCGGCGGCGCCGTTACTCGCAACACACTGAAGGGCGCCTCGCTTGAGCCTCGTGTCACCAGCTCACTCGGTCCCGACCCCAGCAAGGTGAACGGAAACGTGCTGACAAGCGCCGACCAGAGCTACCTGATCGAAGGTTACGTGAACACGCCCGCGGGGCGCGTCGATACGCGCGTGGAGCAGCACCTCGCTTTCAACAACAACCAGAAATTCTCCACTGCCGAGGCGCAGGCCACGCGCCACTTGACGGAGCAATCGGGTCGCGTCTCGGGCTCGAGCACCAGCACTATCGGAGGTTCCACCGGACGGGCCGTCACGCGGTCCCTCGATTACTCGCTTACGTCCAACATGCTTCGCCGTTCCAATTCCGACCGCAGCCGCAGCCAGACGGTCCATCTGCACCAGGTTTACAACAAGCACATCGAGCAGCGCGAGGCCGGGCTTCCGCCCTACACCGCGGGCGTGAACAATGTACGCGATGCGACGGATGAGGTGAACTTCAACTTCAACGCGGGGCACGTGGGACTCTCCGGCAATCGAAATCAGACCAGCACACAGACATTTGCCTTCAGTGACTCGCTGGGCGATTGCTACAAGGCGGAACTGGAAGCGCAGGGAGGCAAGGTCAGCAGCTTTACCGAAGGCAAGGGTTGCAATGGGAAGCCGATGCACTGGTTCGTGCGTCCAACCGGAGCTCCCAACAGCTTCGGTTGGCGCAAAAATGTGAAGCACTGA
- a CDS encoding class I SAM-dependent methyltransferase, with protein MSLIRKEIEDHYLEVQESERLSSGVGELERLRTEAILTAHLPPPPAVIYDVGGAAGVYAFPLAERGYTVHLVDPVELHLKQAQARASASGLSLASITLGDALLLGATSLSADAVLLFGPIYHLIDTAERHEALREAFRILKPGGVMFAAAVSRFASLIDGYVEGFLQDPDFRKIVVTDLASGQHRNPTGNSAYFTTSYFHRPEELAAEVAEAGFQNTRVLAVEGPVWSAARFNKTWKDEVQRKTLMEFLAKVEQEPSIRGASAHLVAVAERPKLEGSGAPMARGVS; from the coding sequence ATGAGCCTGATTCGCAAAGAGATCGAGGACCATTATTTAGAAGTGCAGGAGTCGGAGCGCCTGTCGTCGGGAGTTGGCGAGCTGGAACGCCTTCGCACCGAAGCGATCCTGACGGCGCACTTGCCTCCGCCACCTGCCGTAATTTACGACGTCGGGGGCGCCGCTGGAGTCTATGCGTTTCCCCTGGCGGAACGGGGATACACCGTCCACCTGGTCGATCCCGTGGAGCTGCACTTGAAACAGGCGCAGGCGCGCGCTTCAGCCTCAGGCTTGTCGCTGGCATCGATCACTTTGGGCGATGCCCTGCTGCTGGGAGCAACTTCTCTCTCGGCCGACGCGGTCCTCCTCTTTGGGCCAATCTATCATCTGATTGACACAGCGGAGCGGCATGAGGCCCTTCGCGAAGCTTTCCGCATCCTCAAGCCTGGCGGAGTCATGTTCGCCGCCGCAGTCTCTCGCTTCGCCTCTCTGATCGACGGATACGTGGAGGGCTTTTTGCAGGACCCCGATTTCCGAAAGATCGTCGTCACAGACCTTGCCTCCGGCCAGCATCGCAACCCGACAGGCAATTCTGCCTATTTCACGACCTCGTACTTTCATCGCCCCGAGGAACTGGCTGCGGAGGTCGCTGAAGCTGGCTTCCAAAACACAAGGGTGCTCGCCGTCGAAGGTCCTGTTTGGAGCGCGGCCCGGTTCAACAAGACCTGGAAAGATGAAGTCCAGCGCAAGACCCTCATGGAGTTCCTGGCGAAGGTTGAGCAGGAGCCCTCCATCCGAGGGGCCAGCGCCCACCTGGTTGCCGTCGCCGAGCGGCCGAAATTAGAGGGAAGCGGCGCTCCCATGGCTCGGGGCGTTTCCTGA
- a CDS encoding SAM-dependent methyltransferase, whose translation MGCAGTNLEQIIPWGRSLDEYIRMFDLAEGDLSSRILDCGGGPASFNAEMHGRGRKVVSCDPIYEFSREEISGRIDATYETVMKKTLEAAENFVWREIKSPEHLGRTRMDAMKMFLADLSVGVAEGRYRAAQLPSLPFRDAEFDLALCSHLLFTYSHLLSLEFHFDSIRELCRVARETRIFPLLPNFSNSQSAHVAPLIKLLRAEGYTCEIRRVPYEFQKGGNEMLRVCPPLPPGNRE comes from the coding sequence ATGGGATGCGCAGGTACTAATCTGGAGCAGATTATCCCCTGGGGCCGTTCGCTCGATGAATACATCCGCATGTTCGACCTCGCGGAAGGCGACCTTTCTTCACGGATCCTTGATTGCGGTGGCGGACCGGCAAGCTTCAACGCCGAGATGCATGGACGCGGCCGCAAGGTCGTGTCCTGTGACCCGATCTATGAATTCTCCCGCGAAGAAATTTCCGGCCGCATCGACGCAACGTATGAAACGGTAATGAAGAAGACGTTGGAAGCCGCCGAGAATTTTGTGTGGCGAGAGATAAAATCGCCCGAACACCTTGGCCGGACCCGCATGGATGCGATGAAGATGTTTCTCGCCGACCTTTCCGTCGGCGTCGCCGAGGGCCGGTATCGTGCTGCTCAGCTCCCTTCGCTTCCTTTCCGTGACGCCGAATTCGATCTGGCGCTGTGTTCCCATTTGCTCTTCACCTACTCGCACCTGCTCTCGTTGGAATTTCACTTCGATTCAATTCGCGAGCTTTGTCGCGTCGCCCGCGAAACCCGCATTTTCCCACTGCTCCCCAACTTTAGCAACTCGCAGTCTGCGCATGTTGCGCCGCTCATCAAGCTGCTGCGGGCTGAAGGCTACACCTGTGAAATCCGGCGCGTTCCCTATGAATTCCAAAAAGGTGGCAATGAAATGCTCCGCGTCTGCCCGCCCCTCCCACCGGGAAACCGCGAATAA